Proteins encoded by one window of Nocardioides euryhalodurans:
- a CDS encoding helix-turn-helix domain-containing GNAT family N-acetyltransferase has product MTTVTTPPATRTGLSGDAAQTYAEWFATLSDATRVRLLHTVATSPTGSLRVGDLADRLGISQSTCSHHVRKLAEVGFVLVEKVGTSSVVTVNQACCTGLPHAADVVMGTLAELPCCPADLPADVVVEATSDDHMPAVLDIYAQGIATRQATFETRVPTVRQLRARWLPGHAWVAIREGQVVGWTALSPTSQRECYAGVAESTVYVAESARDRGVGKSLLHTQVNQADAGGLWTLQTSIFPENRASLALHHSAGYRTLAVRSRIAQLDGEWRDTVLLERRSTVR; this is encoded by the coding sequence ATGACCACGGTGACGACGCCTCCCGCGACCAGGACCGGACTCAGCGGCGACGCCGCCCAGACGTACGCCGAGTGGTTCGCCACCCTGTCCGACGCCACCCGGGTGCGGCTGCTCCACACGGTGGCGACCAGCCCCACCGGCTCGCTGCGCGTCGGTGACCTCGCCGACCGGCTCGGCATCAGCCAGTCCACGTGCTCCCACCACGTCCGCAAGCTCGCCGAGGTGGGCTTCGTGCTGGTCGAGAAGGTCGGCACGAGCAGTGTCGTGACCGTCAACCAGGCCTGCTGCACCGGGCTGCCGCACGCCGCCGACGTCGTCATGGGCACGCTCGCCGAGCTCCCCTGCTGCCCGGCGGACCTGCCGGCGGACGTCGTGGTCGAGGCGACCTCGGACGACCACATGCCCGCGGTCCTCGACATCTATGCCCAAGGCATCGCCACCCGGCAGGCCACCTTCGAGACCCGGGTGCCCACGGTCCGCCAGCTCCGCGCCCGGTGGCTGCCGGGGCACGCGTGGGTCGCCATCCGCGAGGGTCAGGTGGTCGGGTGGACCGCCCTCAGCCCGACCTCCCAGCGGGAGTGCTACGCCGGGGTCGCGGAGTCGACCGTCTACGTCGCGGAGTCGGCGCGGGATCGTGGTGTGGGCAAGTCGCTGCTCCACACCCAGGTCAACCAGGCCGACGCCGGGGGCCTCTGGACGTTGCAGACCTCGATCTTCCCGGAGAACCGCGCCAGCCTGGCACTGCACCACTCCGCCGGCTACCGCACCCTCGCCGTCCGCAGCCGGATCGCCCAGCTCGACGGCGAGTGGCGCGACACGGTCCTTCTGGAGCGCCGCAGCACCGTCCGCTGA
- a CDS encoding NAD(P)-binding domain-containing protein: MVHPVVVIGAGPIGLAAAAHARSRGLRAVVLEAGAGAGASVREWGHVRLFSPWSELLDPVSVALLEPTGWVAPAADSYPTGDEWVERYLEPLAAALGDEASVELRFRHRVTGVARQGRDVMVDAGRESEPFVVHVTTPEGPARFLASAVVDASGTWTGPNPLGADGYPADGEHEHAEHIHHGMPDVDDPAVRDRYAGRHVVVAGTGASAQNALVALARLAVDHPDTRVTWLVRRAAATFGGGDNDQLAERGALGRRAQAVAESSVVTIRNGFRTTAVREAAGRLAIESVDGQVVTDVDEVVVVTGFRPDLGFVSEVRLDLDPVLQAPRALAPLIDPNVHSCGTVYPHGARELAHPEQGFYLAGMKSYGRAPSFLTLTGFEQVRSIVAAIDGDTEAAERVELVLPETGVCGGAGQFDEPEAAGGCCGTSVETELLTISSR; the protein is encoded by the coding sequence ATGGTGCACCCCGTCGTCGTCATCGGTGCCGGCCCGATCGGCCTCGCCGCCGCGGCCCACGCCCGGTCCCGCGGCCTGCGCGCCGTCGTGCTGGAGGCGGGCGCCGGTGCCGGCGCGTCGGTCCGGGAGTGGGGGCACGTCCGTCTCTTCTCGCCGTGGTCGGAGCTGCTGGACCCTGTCTCCGTCGCGCTGCTCGAGCCCACCGGCTGGGTCGCGCCGGCAGCCGACTCCTACCCGACCGGGGACGAGTGGGTCGAGCGCTACCTCGAGCCGCTGGCCGCGGCGCTCGGCGACGAGGCGTCGGTCGAGCTGCGCTTCAGGCACCGCGTCACCGGCGTCGCCCGCCAGGGACGCGACGTGATGGTCGACGCCGGCCGCGAGAGCGAGCCGTTCGTCGTCCACGTCACCACCCCGGAGGGGCCCGCGCGGTTCCTCGCGAGCGCTGTCGTGGACGCCTCGGGCACGTGGACCGGGCCGAACCCCCTGGGGGCCGACGGCTACCCCGCCGACGGGGAGCACGAGCACGCGGAGCACATCCACCACGGGATGCCCGACGTGGACGACCCTGCCGTCCGGGACCGCTACGCCGGGCGCCACGTCGTCGTGGCCGGCACCGGAGCCTCCGCCCAGAACGCCCTCGTCGCCCTGGCCAGGCTCGCCGTCGACCACCCCGACACGCGGGTCACCTGGCTCGTGCGCCGGGCCGCGGCCACCTTCGGCGGCGGGGACAACGACCAGCTGGCGGAGCGCGGCGCGCTCGGGCGGCGGGCGCAGGCGGTCGCGGAGTCCTCGGTGGTCACGATCCGCAACGGCTTCCGTACGACCGCCGTCCGCGAGGCAGCCGGGCGCCTCGCGATCGAGTCGGTCGACGGCCAGGTCGTGACCGACGTCGACGAGGTCGTGGTCGTGACCGGCTTCCGGCCCGACCTGGGCTTCGTCTCCGAGGTCCGCCTCGACCTCGACCCGGTCCTCCAGGCGCCGCGGGCGCTGGCACCGCTGATCGACCCCAACGTGCACTCGTGCGGCACCGTCTACCCCCACGGGGCGCGGGAGCTGGCGCATCCGGAGCAGGGCTTCTACCTTGCCGGGATGAAGTCGTACGGACGGGCGCCGTCGTTCCTGACATTGACCGGCTTCGAGCAGGTCCGCAGCATCGTCGCGGCCATCGACGGCGACACCGAGGCGGCCGAGCGGGTCGAGCTGGTGCTGCCGGAGACCGGGGTGTGCGGCGGGGCGGGGCAGTTCGACGAGCCGGAGGCCGCGGGTGGCTGCTGCGGCACGTCGGTCGAGACCGAGCTGCTCACCATCTCCTCGCGCTGA